In Porites lutea chromosome 1, jaPorLute2.1, whole genome shotgun sequence, a single genomic region encodes these proteins:
- the LOC140944410 gene encoding uncharacterized protein isoform X1, which produces MDEEKLDIGLIQRFRSGISVDKKSKKKVLAIFKYLTGKESPIEAVELTVRRDQNLREAQLKIMYEMVKLVEDPPTLKTGSIEKQNMFSVFLSTELLNFVVRLLWIRIPNESLGTNDQPWHASHFNSLMVLKHILTLPQYTRINCRHLMEINTVEALLDFCDADFDLLGLYPAVCALKTLTCLEREACDRIVLLSGISKIGKIVLKDNCQKMIVKAYKSGITSSRPYIKRVLEDRRDQCLDNFKRAELPSTADLPLNILRSWSYKIQMNAAVVLLRIAEQNDRYRKLILKDKVASKAVITWIKTPSIAASDCTMIAMCLKVAGMISQSEELTWQLIDSYGIIEFLEDGVLIPDNAPINAFLELIEQMSTHSGRCRNKILENEEILQSLGRYMFSYNKEIQGPTLRALANLSESDEMAKNLIKCGVTPKNITLVTIFYQHPAIGQVQRIQKTLKRTCHKLWTQEEIAFGKERFDFFSRVDEESARVLKDVGNKQFKSNSFEEAIRRYTEALNCCPQGTEASKAGKDGRWMILPAVLYSNRAQCHLNKSDWQSALNDCNEAMARCLEENEEAEKILLKTMFRRSKAFMELGHHQRALNDISFCLRTQVNNTGNANNVLSIFWEVLGKYRKAYGPEPIRRCGNCIGGDGDKLKRCANCEEVYCSKECQVLAWEKGHKNLCNK; this is translated from the exons ATGGACGAGGAAAAGCTTGATATAGGCCTGATTCAGCGATTTAGATCGGGTATTTCTGTCGAtaagaaaagtaagaaaaagGTTCTTGCAATATTCAAGTATTTAACGGGGAAAGAGAGCCCTATAGAAGCTGTGGAGCTCACGGTTCGTCGAGACCAAAACCTCCGAGAAGCACAGCTGAAAATCATGTACGAGATGGTCAAACTCGTAGAAGATCCGCCGACGTTG AAAACTGGAAGTATTGAGAAGCAGAACatgttcagtgtctttttaaGTACTGAACTTCTGAATTTTGTGGTCAGGCTTTTATGGATTCGTATTCCCAATGAgagcttaggaaccaatgatcAGCCATGGCATGCCAGTCATTTTAATAGTTTAATGGTTCTTAAACACATCCTTACATTGCCTCAATACACCAGAATAAATTGCCGACATCTCATGGAAATCAACACAGTTGAAGCTCTTCTGGACTTCTGTGATGCCGATTTTGATCTCTTGGGACTCTATCCAGCAGTTTGTGCATTAAAAACTTTAACCTGTCTGGAACGTGAAGCCTGTGACAGAATCGTGTTGTTAAGTGGAAtatcaaaaattggaaaaattgtgttaaaagatAATTGTCAAAAAATGATTGTCAAGGCTTATAAAAGTGGAATAACAAGTAGTAGACCTTATATAAAAAGAGTTTTGGAGGACCGTAGAGATCAGTGCTTGGATAATTTCAAACGGGCTGAACTACCATCGACAGCTGATTTGCCACTGAACATTTTACGTTCTTGGAGTTACAAAATACAGATGAATGCAGCTGTTGTCCTTTTAAGG ATTGCAGAGCAAAATGATCGATACAGAAAACTTATTTTAAAAGATAAAGTGGCATCAAAG GCTGTGATCACATGGATTAAAACTCCCTCAATAGCAGCAAGTGACTGTACCATGATCGCGATGTGTTTGAAGGTGGCAGGCATGATATCTCAGAGCGAAGAACTTACCTGGCAACTGATTGATTCCTATGGCatcattgaatttttggaagATGGAG tGCTGATACCTGACAATGCACCCATAAATGCATTTTTGGAGCTGATAGAACAAATGTCCACTCACAGTGGTCGATGCAGaaacaaaattttggaaaatgag gaaattCTTCAGTCATTAGGAAGATACATGTTTTCCTATAACAAAGAG ATTCAAGGTCCTACATTACGTGCTTTGGCAAACCTGTCAGAGTCTGATGAAATGGCAAAGAATTTAATAAAATGTGGAGTTACTCCCAAGAATATCACTTTGGTTACCATATTTTATCAG cATCCTGCCATAGGCCAAGTTCAGCGAATTcaaaaaacactgaaaagaaCATGTCATAA GCTGTGGACCCAGGAAGAAATAGCCTTCGGTAAAGAACGCTTTGATTTCTTCTCCCGAGTGGATGAAGAAAGTGCTCGAGTTTTGAAGGACGTCGGCAACAAGCAATTCAAGTCCAACTCGTTTGAGGAGGCGATAAGACGGTACACAGAAGCTTTGAACTGCTGCCCGCAAGGAACGGAGGCAAGCAAGGCTGGAAAAGATGGAAGATg GATGATACTGCCAGCAGTATTGTACAGCAACCGCGCTCAGTGTCATTTGAACAAATCAGACTGGCAAAGTGCCCTGAATGACTGCAATGAAGCCATGGCCAGGTGTCTTGAAG AAAACGAGGAAGCTGAAAAAATACTATTAAAAACCATGTTCCGTCGATCCAAGGCCTTTATGGAGCTCGGACACCACCAGCGAGCGTTGAATGACATCTCATTTTGCCTCAGAACCCAAGTTAACAATACTGGAAATGCAAATAATGTGCTGTCTATTTTTTGGGAG GTTTTGGGGAAATACCGTAAAGCGTATGGTCCTGAGCCAATCCGTCGCTGTGGCAACTGTATCGGCGGAGATGGAGACAAATTGAAAAGATGTGCCAACTGTGAGGAAGTATACTGTAGCAAAGAATGTCAAGTTCTGGCTTGGGAAAAGGGCCATAAAAACCTCTgcaacaagtaa
- the LOC140944410 gene encoding uncharacterized protein isoform X2 produces the protein MVLKHILTLPQYTRINCRHLMEINTVEALLDFCDADFDLLGLYPAVCALKTLTCLEREACDRIVLLSGISKIGKIVLKDNCQKMIVKAYKSGITSSRPYIKRVLEDRRDQCLDNFKRAELPSTADLPLNILRSWSYKIQMNAAVVLLRIAEQNDRYRKLILKDKVASKAVITWIKTPSIAASDCTMIAMCLKVAGMISQSEELTWQLIDSYGIIEFLEDGVLIPDNAPINAFLELIEQMSTHSGRCRNKILENEEILQSLGRYMFSYNKEIQGPTLRALANLSESDEMAKNLIKCGVTPKNITLVTIFYQHPAIGQVQRIQKTLKRTCHKLWTQEEIAFGKERFDFFSRVDEESARVLKDVGNKQFKSNSFEEAIRRYTEALNCCPQGTEASKAGKDGRWMILPAVLYSNRAQCHLNKSDWQSALNDCNEAMARCLEENEEAEKILLKTMFRRSKAFMELGHHQRALNDISFCLRTQVNNTGNANNVLSIFWEVLGKYRKAYGPEPIRRCGNCIGGDGDKLKRCANCEEVYCSKECQVLAWEKGHKNLCNK, from the exons ATGGTTCTTAAACACATCCTTACATTGCCTCAATACACCAGAATAAATTGCCGACATCTCATGGAAATCAACACAGTTGAAGCTCTTCTGGACTTCTGTGATGCCGATTTTGATCTCTTGGGACTCTATCCAGCAGTTTGTGCATTAAAAACTTTAACCTGTCTGGAACGTGAAGCCTGTGACAGAATCGTGTTGTTAAGTGGAAtatcaaaaattggaaaaattgtgttaaaagatAATTGTCAAAAAATGATTGTCAAGGCTTATAAAAGTGGAATAACAAGTAGTAGACCTTATATAAAAAGAGTTTTGGAGGACCGTAGAGATCAGTGCTTGGATAATTTCAAACGGGCTGAACTACCATCGACAGCTGATTTGCCACTGAACATTTTACGTTCTTGGAGTTACAAAATACAGATGAATGCAGCTGTTGTCCTTTTAAGG ATTGCAGAGCAAAATGATCGATACAGAAAACTTATTTTAAAAGATAAAGTGGCATCAAAG GCTGTGATCACATGGATTAAAACTCCCTCAATAGCAGCAAGTGACTGTACCATGATCGCGATGTGTTTGAAGGTGGCAGGCATGATATCTCAGAGCGAAGAACTTACCTGGCAACTGATTGATTCCTATGGCatcattgaatttttggaagATGGAG tGCTGATACCTGACAATGCACCCATAAATGCATTTTTGGAGCTGATAGAACAAATGTCCACTCACAGTGGTCGATGCAGaaacaaaattttggaaaatgag gaaattCTTCAGTCATTAGGAAGATACATGTTTTCCTATAACAAAGAG ATTCAAGGTCCTACATTACGTGCTTTGGCAAACCTGTCAGAGTCTGATGAAATGGCAAAGAATTTAATAAAATGTGGAGTTACTCCCAAGAATATCACTTTGGTTACCATATTTTATCAG cATCCTGCCATAGGCCAAGTTCAGCGAATTcaaaaaacactgaaaagaaCATGTCATAA GCTGTGGACCCAGGAAGAAATAGCCTTCGGTAAAGAACGCTTTGATTTCTTCTCCCGAGTGGATGAAGAAAGTGCTCGAGTTTTGAAGGACGTCGGCAACAAGCAATTCAAGTCCAACTCGTTTGAGGAGGCGATAAGACGGTACACAGAAGCTTTGAACTGCTGCCCGCAAGGAACGGAGGCAAGCAAGGCTGGAAAAGATGGAAGATg GATGATACTGCCAGCAGTATTGTACAGCAACCGCGCTCAGTGTCATTTGAACAAATCAGACTGGCAAAGTGCCCTGAATGACTGCAATGAAGCCATGGCCAGGTGTCTTGAAG AAAACGAGGAAGCTGAAAAAATACTATTAAAAACCATGTTCCGTCGATCCAAGGCCTTTATGGAGCTCGGACACCACCAGCGAGCGTTGAATGACATCTCATTTTGCCTCAGAACCCAAGTTAACAATACTGGAAATGCAAATAATGTGCTGTCTATTTTTTGGGAG GTTTTGGGGAAATACCGTAAAGCGTATGGTCCTGAGCCAATCCGTCGCTGTGGCAACTGTATCGGCGGAGATGGAGACAAATTGAAAAGATGTGCCAACTGTGAGGAAGTATACTGTAGCAAAGAATGTCAAGTTCTGGCTTGGGAAAAGGGCCATAAAAACCTCTgcaacaagtaa